Proteins encoded in a region of the Oscillospiraceae bacterium genome:
- a CDS encoding 2,3-bisphosphoglycerate-independent phosphoglycerate mutase: protein MKRPIVLTILDGFGINPETKGNAITDNAPNIEAISKKYPTTSLNASGMAVGLPDGQMGNSEVGHTNIGAGRIVYQELTRITKSISDGDFFENEALKKAMDNCKANNSALHLMGLLSDGGVHSHNSHLYGLLEMAKKSGVEKVYVHAIMDGRDVAPTSGKDFVRELIDQCAKIGVGKVGTVIGRYYAMDRDNRWERVERAYAAIVYAEGEHSSNPVAAIEKSYAENITDEFIIPIINESYEGLSANDSVIFFNFRPDRAREITRTFVDPDFNGFERRNGFFPLTYICFTQYDATMPNVEVAFKPQTLTNTLGEYLSKQNKSQLRIAETEKYAHVTFFFNGGVEAVYDGEDRVLIPSPKVATYDLQPEMSANEVCDSVCERILSGKYDLIVLNFANCDMVGHTGIIEAAQSAVKAVDNCVQKVYNSVVEAGGICLITADHGNADKMLEDDGVSPFTAHTTNPVPFIVTQEGVKLREGGCLADIAPTILDIMNIEKPNEMTGSSLIIK, encoded by the coding sequence ATGAAAAGACCGATAGTTTTAACTATTTTGGACGGATTCGGCATAAATCCTGAAACAAAGGGAAATGCAATCACAGATAACGCTCCAAACATTGAAGCAATTTCAAAAAAATATCCCACAACCTCACTCAATGCTTCGGGAATGGCAGTGGGTCTTCCTGATGGACAAATGGGTAACTCCGAGGTTGGACATACAAATATAGGTGCCGGCAGAATTGTATATCAGGAGCTTACAAGAATTACAAAAAGTATTTCCGACGGCGACTTTTTTGAAAACGAAGCTTTGAAAAAAGCTATGGACAACTGCAAGGCTAACAATTCAGCTTTGCATCTTATGGGTCTTTTGTCCGACGGCGGTGTTCACAGCCATAACTCTCATCTTTACGGCCTTTTGGAAATGGCTAAAAAGTCGGGTGTGGAAAAGGTTTACGTTCACGCTATTATGGACGGAAGAGACGTTGCTCCCACCAGCGGAAAGGATTTTGTACGTGAGCTTATTGACCAATGTGCAAAAATCGGTGTCGGTAAAGTCGGAACTGTTATAGGCCGTTATTACGCTATGGACAGAGATAACCGTTGGGAAAGAGTTGAGAGAGCCTATGCAGCTATCGTTTATGCAGAGGGTGAGCACAGCTCAAATCCTGTAGCAGCAATAGAAAAATCCTATGCTGAAAACATAACCGACGAATTTATAATCCCCATTATAAACGAATCTTACGAGGGCTTATCCGCTAATGACAGCGTTATTTTCTTTAATTTTCGTCCCGACAGAGCAAGAGAAATCACCAGAACCTTTGTCGACCCTGATTTCAACGGCTTTGAAAGAAGAAACGGATTTTTCCCTTTAACTTATATCTGCTTTACTCAATACGATGCAACAATGCCCAACGTAGAGGTTGCTTTCAAGCCTCAGACTCTTACCAACACTTTGGGTGAATATTTAAGCAAGCAAAACAAATCACAGCTCAGAATTGCAGAAACAGAAAAATACGCTCACGTTACCTTCTTTTTCAACGGAGGCGTTGAAGCTGTTTATGACGGTGAGGACAGAGTCCTTATCCCCTCTCCAAAGGTTGCAACCTATGATTTACAGCCTGAGATGTCTGCCAACGAGGTTTGTGACAGCGTTTGCGAAAGAATTTTAAGCGGAAAATATGACCTTATAGTTCTTAATTTTGCAAACTGCGATATGGTAGGACATACAGGAATTATCGAAGCAGCTCAGAGCGCTGTCAAGGCAGTTGACAACTGTGTTCAAAAAGTTTATAATAGCGTTGTTGAGGCAGGCGGTATCTGTCTTATTACCGCAGACCACGGAAATGCAGATAAAATGCTTGAGGATGACGGTGTTTCTCCCTTTACTGCACACACCACAAATCCCGTTCCTTTTATTGTTACACAAGAGGGTGTAAAAT
- the aroQ gene encoding type II 3-dehydroquinate dehydratase: MKILVINGPNLNLLGTREPDIYGRETLADINEKVQNHISKLKMESEFFQSNCEGAIIDKLHMSAKEFDGIIINAGAYTHYSYAIRDAIAAIGLPCVEVHMSNVFKREEFRHTSVISPVCIGSICGFGSDSYILAATALYELLNK; this comes from the coding sequence ATGAAAATATTAGTAATAAACGGTCCTAATCTCAATCTTTTAGGTACAAGAGAGCCTGATATTTACGGCAGAGAAACCCTTGCTGATATCAATGAAAAGGTTCAAAACCACATTTCAAAATTAAAAATGGAAAGTGAATTTTTCCAAAGCAACTGCGAAGGCGCTATTATTGACAAGCTTCATATGAGCGCAAAAGAGTTTGACGGCATAATAATCAACGCAGGAGCATACACCCATTACAGCTATGCAATACGTGATGCTATAGCGGCTATCGGTCTTCCCTGTGTAGAGGTTCATATGTCAAACGTTTTCAAGCGTGAAGAGTTCAGACACACATCTGTCATCTCCCCCGTATGCATAGGCTCTATATGCGGTTTTGGCTCTGACAGTTATATTCTTGCGGCAACTGCTCTGTATGAGCTATTAAATAAATAA
- a CDS encoding ribonuclease J: MKNEKIKIIPLGGLNEIGKNMTVIEYEDDAIVVDCGMAFPDDELLGIDFVIPDITYLLKIKDKLHGIVLTHGHEDHIGALPIVLKQLDIPVYGTKLTLGIVANKLKEAQVSTKNLIEVKHGSKINLGCFSVEFIRVNHSIADAAALAIKTPLGTIVHTGDFKIDVTPIQGEMIDLARLGELGKKGVLALMMDSTNVERPGFATSERKVGESFDAIFHDAAGRRLIIATFASNVHRVQQAIDASARYGRKVAVSGRSMVNIVKVAIQLGYMHVPEGVLIDIDAISRYPQDKITIITTGSQGEPMSGLYRMAFSDHKKVELNVNDLVVVSASPIPGNEKLVSRVINELFKCGAEVIYESSSEIHVSGHACQEELKLMLSLIKPKYFIPVHGEFRHLKKSAGIAKYMGMDPRNVFIMDIGSVLEIGSQGAKINGSVPSGRVMVDGLGVGDVGNIVLRDRKHLAQDGLIVVVATLDSITRTLLTGPDIVSRGFVYMRESEGLIEGIKEVCKDTMEKYEGTSADWTAVKTKVKEHLSDYLYEKTKRKPMILVVITEV, from the coding sequence GTGAAAAATGAAAAAATAAAAATTATTCCTCTTGGCGGTCTTAACGAAATCGGAAAAAATATGACCGTTATTGAATACGAGGATGACGCAATTGTTGTGGACTGCGGTATGGCTTTCCCCGACGATGAGCTTTTGGGTATTGACTTTGTAATTCCCGATATAACATATCTTTTGAAAATTAAGGATAAGCTTCACGGTATTGTTTTAACCCACGGTCACGAGGACCATATCGGAGCGCTTCCCATTGTTTTGAAGCAGCTTGATATTCCTGTATATGGCACTAAGCTGACATTGGGAATTGTTGCTAACAAGCTTAAAGAGGCACAGGTTTCCACCAAAAATTTAATTGAGGTTAAGCATGGAAGCAAAATCAATTTAGGCTGTTTTTCTGTTGAATTTATAAGAGTTAACCACTCTATTGCAGACGCTGCAGCGTTGGCAATAAAAACTCCTTTGGGAACAATAGTTCACACAGGCGATTTTAAAATAGACGTTACTCCCATACAGGGTGAAATGATAGACCTTGCACGCTTGGGTGAGCTTGGAAAAAAAGGCGTTTTGGCGCTTATGATGGATTCAACAAATGTTGAACGTCCCGGCTTTGCTACCTCTGAGCGAAAAGTAGGAGAATCCTTTGACGCTATTTTCCACGATGCAGCGGGCAGACGTCTTATAATAGCAACCTTTGCTTCAAACGTTCACCGTGTTCAGCAGGCAATAGATGCCTCTGCAAGATACGGCAGAAAGGTTGCGGTTTCGGGAAGAAGTATGGTGAATATAGTTAAGGTTGCTATTCAATTAGGCTATATGCACGTACCCGAGGGCGTTTTAATTGATATTGATGCTATTTCCCGCTATCCTCAGGATAAAATTACTATTATTACAACCGGCTCTCAGGGTGAGCCAATGTCAGGTCTTTACAGAATGGCATTTTCCGACCACAAAAAAGTTGAGCTTAATGTCAACGACTTAGTTGTAGTTTCCGCATCTCCCATTCCCGGAAACGAAAAGCTTGTTTCAAGAGTTATAAACGAGCTTTTCAAATGCGGCGCAGAGGTTATCTATGAATCCTCCTCCGAAATTCACGTTTCGGGACATGCCTGTCAGGAAGAGCTTAAGCTTATGCTTTCGTTGATAAAGCCCAAATATTTTATTCCCGTACACGGAGAATTCCGTCACCTTAAAAAGAGCGCAGGTATAGCAAAATATATGGGAATGGACCCTCGCAACGTATTTATTATGGATATTGGCTCTGTGCTTGAAATAGGCAGTCAGGGCGCAAAAATAAACGGTTCTGTTCCGTCAGGCAGAGTTATGGTTGACGGCTTGGGAGTCGGCGACGTTGGAAACATTGTTTTGCGTGACAGAAAGCATCTTGCTCAGGACGGACTTATTGTTGTAGTTGCAACTCTTGACAGTATAACAAGAACACTGCTTACAGGTCCTGATATAGTTTCAAGAGGCTTTGTATATATGCGTGAATCCGAAGGACTTATTGAAGGCATAAAAGAGGTCTGCAAGGATACTATGGAAAAATATGAAGGTACTTCAGCTGACTGGACTGCCGTCAAAACCAAAGTCAAGGAGCATCTTTCCGATTATCTCTATGAGAAAACAAAGAGAAAGCCTATGATTTTAGTTGTTATTACAGAAGTTTAA
- the cls gene encoding cardiolipin synthase, producing the protein MKPLPYVKIILRCYILAVIFLKAATVVLFILYTANILAVLFIIFTNRKSAASSLSWLLFLMFVPVVGFIFYFFIGSTSKISLLSRRFRQPSLESNYLRISENYFDGQEFCYDSTTNSLIRLNLCNSLCKITYDNNAQLLVDAQQKYPLLLKELEEAKQSINILYFIFKPYDKIGIKISDILCKKASQGVEVRFIYDCMGNLPSSAFKKTFSRLEKSGVLVCRHLPSLFKSFVQVNYRMHRKIVVIDGKIAYTGGINIGDDYLGEYPKITPWRDTSVRLTGSCVNPVQLRFLTDWIFIQQLKKNGESFSKEQISKFFPPPLKQGNMGVQIISSGPDSQRGHIRDCYFKIICSAKNYIYIQTPYFAPDETLLDAIIICAKSGVDIRVMLPGIPDKKMIYNVTLSYVNELLEAGVKVYFHKGFIHAKTFVSDDLISSIGTTNLDIRSFKLDYEINAVIYDKDFALENKNIFLKDIESCKEARLKDFKNIGFLKKTLHSVCRLFSPLV; encoded by the coding sequence ATAAAACCGTTGCCTTATGTCAAAATTATATTAAGATGCTATATTTTGGCGGTGATTTTTTTGAAAGCGGCAACGGTTGTTTTATTTATTCTTTATACTGCAAATATTCTTGCAGTGCTTTTTATTATTTTTACAAACAGAAAAAGCGCCGCTTCCTCTCTCTCCTGGCTTTTATTTTTAATGTTTGTTCCTGTTGTTGGATTTATTTTTTATTTTTTTATAGGCAGTACCTCGAAAATTTCCCTTTTATCCCGCCGCTTCCGACAGCCATCGCTTGAAAGCAATTATCTGCGTATTTCGGAAAATTATTTTGACGGTCAGGAATTTTGCTACGACAGCACAACAAATTCACTTATACGGCTTAATCTTTGCAATTCGCTTTGCAAAATAACATATGATAACAACGCTCAGCTTTTAGTAGACGCACAGCAAAAATACCCCCTTCTTTTAAAGGAGCTGGAAGAGGCAAAGCAAAGCATAAACATTCTTTATTTTATCTTTAAGCCTTATGATAAAATAGGTATAAAAATATCAGATATTCTTTGCAAAAAAGCTTCTCAGGGAGTTGAAGTGCGATTTATATATGACTGTATGGGCAATCTTCCCTCCTCTGCTTTTAAAAAAACCTTTTCACGTCTTGAAAAATCGGGAGTTTTAGTCTGCCGGCATTTGCCAAGCCTTTTTAAAAGCTTTGTGCAGGTCAACTACCGTATGCACAGAAAAATAGTTGTTATAGACGGTAAAATTGCATACACAGGCGGAATAAATATAGGCGATGATTATTTGGGAGAATACCCCAAAATAACCCCTTGGAGAGATACCTCCGTCAGATTGACGGGAAGCTGTGTAAACCCTGTTCAGCTACGGTTTTTAACCGATTGGATTTTCATTCAACAGCTCAAAAAAAATGGCGAAAGCTTTTCAAAAGAGCAAATAAGCAAGTTTTTTCCGCCGCCTTTAAAGCAAGGGAATATGGGCGTTCAGATAATTTCCAGCGGTCCTGACAGTCAAAGAGGGCACATAAGAGATTGCTATTTTAAAATTATTTGCTCTGCCAAAAATTATATATACATTCAGACTCCTTATTTTGCCCCTGACGAAACCTTACTGGATGCAATTATAATCTGTGCCAAAAGCGGAGTAGATATAAGAGTAATGCTGCCCGGTATTCCCGACAAAAAAATGATATACAACGTAACTCTTTCTTATGTAAACGAGCTTCTTGAAGCAGGGGTCAAGGTTTATTTTCACAAAGGCTTTATTCACGCTAAAACCTTTGTAAGTGATGACTTAATAAGCAGTATAGGAACTACAAATCTTGATATAAGAAGCTTTAAGCTTGATTATGAGATAAACGCTGTAATATATGATAAGGATTTTGCTTTGGAAAATAAAAATATTTTTCTTAAAGATATTGAAAGCTGCAAAGAGGCAAGGCTTAAGGATTTTAAAAATATCGGATTTTTGAAAAAAACTTTACATTCTGTATGCAGATTGTTCTCACCGTTAGTATAA
- a CDS encoding triose-phosphate isomerase gives MKKEIRKAVIAGNWKMNKTPSEAKALIEELKPLAKDAPCDVVICVPFTDIAVAVELCKGTNIKVGAQNCHFEEKGAFTGEISAQMLKECGVEYVVLGHSERRQYFGETDATVNKRTKAAIANGLTAIVCVGELLEQRELGITNEVVSMQTKIALNTIEEKDLDKIIIAYEPVWAIGTGKTATSDQADETCGVIRAAVGELYGEDAAQKLTIQYGGSMNAKNAQELLSKVNVDGGLIGGAALKAEDFSVIINAAK, from the coding sequence ATGAAAAAAGAAATAAGAAAAGCTGTTATTGCAGGAAACTGGAAAATGAACAAAACTCCTTCTGAAGCTAAGGCTTTAATTGAAGAGCTTAAGCCTCTTGCAAAGGATGCTCCCTGTGATGTTGTAATATGTGTTCCCTTTACCGATATTGCTGTAGCTGTTGAGTTGTGTAAGGGTACAAATATCAAGGTTGGCGCTCAGAACTGCCACTTTGAAGAAAAAGGCGCTTTCACAGGCGAAATTTCAGCTCAGATGCTTAAAGAGTGCGGAGTTGAATATGTTGTTTTAGGCCACAGCGAAAGACGTCAGTATTTCGGAGAAACAGATGCTACCGTTAACAAGAGAACAAAGGCAGCTATTGCAAACGGTTTAACTGCTATCGTGTGCGTTGGCGAGCTTTTAGAACAGCGTGAGCTTGGCATAACAAACGAGGTTGTTTCAATGCAGACAAAGATTGCATTAAACACAATCGAAGAAAAAGACCTTGATAAAATCATTATCGCTTATGAGCCTGTATGGGCTATCGGCACAGGCAAAACAGCTACAAGCGACCAGGCTGACGAAACCTGCGGTGTAATCAGAGCTGCTGTTGGCGAGCTTTACGGAGAAGATGCTGCACAAAAGCTTACAATTCAGTACGGCGGTTCAATGAATGCAAAGAATGCACAGGAGCTTTTGTCTAAAGTGAATGTTGACGGCGGTCTTATCGGCGGTGCCGCATTAAAAGCAGAGGACTTCTCTGTAATAATCAATGCCGCAAAATAA
- the lepA gene encoding elongation factor 4, producing the protein MSDLSLIRNFSIIAHIDHGKSTLADRLLELTQTVSQRDMEEQLLDNMDLERERGITIKARAVKINYNAKDGKQYTLNLIDTPGHVDFNYEVSRSLAACEGAILVVDAAQGIEAQTLANTYLAIDHNLEIVPVINKIDLPAADPQRVIKEIEDIIGIPAEDAPLISAKMGTNIEAVLEKIVEAVPCPVGNPEAPLKALVFDSFYDSYKGVIVYIRVFEGCLKEGDTVRFMAKGTEFEVVETGVLKPSGLSSTGVLSAGEVGYFTASIKNVKDTAVGDTVTNVENPAQEALPGYKTVLPMVFCGIYPADGSHYEDLREALDKLKLNDASLSFEAETSVALGFGFRCGFLGLLHMEIIQERLEREFNLDLITTAPSVIYKIKRTNGEEEFIYNPVDFPSPVYIEKAYEPFVKADIITPSEYVGSIMELCQDRRGIFKNMTYIDVDRVNLHYDLPLNEIIYDFFDALKSRTRGYASFDYEMSEYKESQLVKLDILLNGEAVDALSFIVHSEKAYARGRRIAEKLKDNIPRQLFEIPVQAAIGNKIIARETVKAMRKDVLAKCYGGDITRKKKLLEKQKEGKKRMRQLGSVEVPQEAFMSVLKLDD; encoded by the coding sequence ATGTCCGATTTATCACTTATAAGAAATTTTTCAATAATTGCCCATATAGACCACGGTAAGTCCACCTTGGCTGACCGTCTTTTAGAGCTTACCCAAACTGTATCTCAAAGAGATATGGAGGAACAGCTTCTGGACAATATGGATTTGGAAAGAGAAAGAGGTATTACAATAAAAGCACGTGCCGTTAAAATAAACTACAACGCTAAAGACGGCAAGCAATATACTCTCAATCTTATTGACACTCCCGGACACGTGGACTTTAACTACGAGGTTTCCCGTTCCTTAGCTGCCTGCGAGGGCGCTATATTGGTTGTAGATGCCGCACAGGGTATAGAGGCTCAGACCCTTGCAAATACTTATCTTGCCATAGACCATAATCTTGAAATTGTCCCTGTTATAAATAAAATTGATTTGCCTGCGGCTGACCCTCAGCGAGTTATCAAGGAAATTGAAGATATTATAGGAATTCCTGCAGAGGATGCTCCTCTTATTTCTGCAAAAATGGGTACAAATATTGAAGCTGTGCTTGAAAAAATTGTCGAAGCTGTACCCTGTCCCGTAGGAAATCCCGAAGCACCTCTAAAAGCACTTGTTTTTGACAGCTTTTATGACAGCTATAAGGGCGTTATTGTATATATCAGAGTTTTTGAAGGCTGTCTTAAAGAGGGCGATACTGTTCGCTTTATGGCAAAGGGCACTGAATTTGAAGTTGTTGAAACAGGTGTATTGAAGCCCTCGGGACTTTCTTCTACAGGTGTTCTTTCTGCAGGTGAGGTTGGCTATTTCACTGCCAGCATTAAAAACGTTAAGGACACCGCAGTAGGCGATACTGTAACAAATGTAGAAAACCCTGCTCAAGAAGCTTTGCCCGGCTATAAAACTGTTTTACCTATGGTATTTTGCGGAATTTATCCTGCTGACGGCTCTCATTATGAGGATTTGAGAGAAGCCTTGGACAAGCTTAAGCTAAACGATGCTTCCCTTTCCTTTGAAGCTGAAACCTCTGTTGCCTTGGGCTTTGGTTTCCGTTGCGGCTTTTTGGGACTTCTTCATATGGAAATTATTCAGGAGCGTCTTGAAAGAGAGTTTAATCTTGACCTTATAACTACTGCTCCCAGCGTTATATATAAAATAAAACGTACAAACGGTGAAGAGGAATTTATCTACAATCCTGTTGATTTTCCCTCTCCCGTATATATTGAAAAAGCGTATGAGCCCTTTGTAAAAGCTGATATAATCACCCCTTCCGAATATGTTGGCAGTATTATGGAGCTTTGTCAGGACAGACGTGGAATTTTCAAAAATATGACTTATATTGACGTTGACAGAGTCAATCTGCATTACGATTTACCTCTCAACGAAATTATTTACGACTTTTTTGACGCTTTAAAATCAAGAACAAGAGGCTACGCTTCCTTTGACTACGAGATGTCGGAATACAAGGAATCACAGCTTGTAAAGCTTGACATACTGTTAAACGGCGAGGCCGTGGACGCTCTGTCCTTTATAGTTCACTCTGAAAAAGCCTATGCAAGAGGAAGAAGAATTGCCGAAAAGCTAAAGGATAATATTCCTCGTCAGCTCTTTGAAATTCCTGTACAGGCGGCAATAGGCAATAAAATTATCGCCCGTGAAACTGTCAAGGCTATGCGTAAGGACGTACTTGCAAAATGCTACGGCGGTGACATTACAAGAAAGAAAAAGCTTCTTGAAAAACAGAAGGAAGGAAAGAAACGTATGCGCCAGTTAGGCTCTGTTGAAGTGCCTCAGGAGGCGTTTATGTCCGTTCTTAAGTTAGATGATTAG
- the pgk gene encoding phosphoglycerate kinase: protein MFNKKSIEDICVSNKRVLVRCDFNVPLDENQNITSAKRIIESLPTIKYLLSKNAKIVLCSHLGRPKGEFNDKFSLAPVAKKLAELLNVNVIMAKDVIGEDAKAKAAALKEGEILLLENVRFHKEETKNEPSFAKELASFGEIFVNDAFGTSHRAHASTAGVADYIPAVSGYLIEKEIRIMGGALSNPKRPFVAILGGAKVSDKIGVITNLLEKVDTLIIGGGMAYTFIKAKGFPIGTSICEEDKLDLAKELMAKAEEKGVKLLIPFDNVIATEYKADSEFRTIDSDNIPDGWMGLDIGEKTRELFCNAIKDAGTVVWNGPMGVSEWENFAGGTIAVAKAVADSGAISIIGGGDSAAAVQKLGFADKMTHISTGGGASLEFLEGLELPGIACLQDK from the coding sequence ATGTTTAACAAAAAATCCATCGAAGACATTTGCGTAAGCAATAAGAGAGTTTTAGTACGTTGTGACTTTAACGTACCCTTAGACGAAAATCAGAATATTACATCTGCTAAAAGAATTATTGAATCTCTTCCTACAATCAAATATCTTTTAAGCAAAAATGCAAAAATCGTTCTTTGCTCTCATTTGGGCAGACCTAAGGGAGAATTCAACGATAAATTTTCTCTTGCTCCCGTTGCAAAGAAGCTTGCTGAGCTTTTAAACGTAAACGTTATTATGGCTAAGGACGTTATCGGTGAAGATGCAAAGGCTAAGGCTGCTGCACTTAAAGAGGGAGAAATCCTTTTACTTGAAAACGTACGTTTCCATAAAGAAGAAACCAAAAATGAGCCTTCCTTTGCAAAAGAGCTTGCAAGCTTTGGCGAAATTTTTGTAAATGACGCTTTCGGTACTTCTCACCGTGCACACGCTTCCACTGCAGGCGTTGCTGATTATATTCCTGCTGTCAGCGGCTATCTTATTGAAAAAGAAATTCGCATTATGGGCGGCGCTCTTTCCAATCCCAAGCGTCCCTTCGTTGCTATTCTCGGCGGTGCTAAGGTTTCCGATAAAATCGGTGTTATCACCAATCTCTTAGAAAAGGTTGATACTCTTATCATCGGCGGCGGTATGGCTTATACCTTTATCAAAGCAAAAGGATTTCCTATCGGTACTTCCATTTGCGAAGAAGATAAATTAGACTTAGCTAAAGAGCTTATGGCAAAGGCTGAGGAAAAAGGCGTAAAGCTTCTTATTCCCTTTGATAACGTTATTGCTACAGAGTATAAGGCTGATTCCGAGTTCAGAACTATTGACAGCGACAATATTCCTGACGGTTGGATGGGTCTTGATATCGGCGAGAAAACAAGAGAGCTGTTCTGCAACGCTATTAAAGATGCAGGTACTGTTGTATGGAACGGACCTATGGGCGTTTCTGAGTGGGAAAACTTTGCAGGCGGTACAATCGCAGTAGCTAAAGCCGTTGCAGACAGCGGCGCAATTTCCATCATCGGCGGCGGTGACTCTGCTGCAGCTGTTCAGAAACTCGGCTTTGCTGATAAGATGACTCACATTTCCACAGGCGGCGGCGCTTCTCTTGAATTCCTTGAGGGTCTTGAGCTTCCCGGTATTGCTTGCCTACAAGATAAATAA
- the hemW gene encoding radical SAM family heme chaperone HemW, whose translation MISYKASSKTGIYVHIPFCSKKCAYCSFYSLCDLSKREFYIDALKKDIEGFFKTKTQVDTIFFGGGTPSLLKTGIKDILKSIKKSTEVSENAEITLEANPETVDEKDLEMYREAGINRISFGVQSFVENELNMLSRIHNASKAEKVLKNARKAGFENISADLMLAIPNQTKDSLLYSVEKAVECEINHLSLYSLKIEKGTALYEAKDSLVLADEEAEWEMYSLACQKLKDFKFKHYEISNFCFDGFECQHNKKYWNLSSYIGFGPSAHSYFDNKRFFCNSTLEEYINGTNIICPEDTDIKSEYIMLGLRTSDGIDISALDNSKQSFIKRLIQNKYAKINKNRLILTEKGMWVSNSIISELI comes from the coding sequence ATGATTAGTTATAAAGCTTCTTCAAAAACGGGTATTTACGTTCATATACCCTTTTGCAGCAAAAAATGTGCATATTGTAGCTTTTACTCCCTTTGCGATTTATCAAAAAGGGAGTTTTATATTGATGCCTTAAAAAAGGATATTGAAGGCTTTTTTAAGACCAAAACACAGGTTGATACTATCTTTTTCGGAGGCGGTACTCCCAGCCTTTTAAAGACAGGCATAAAGGATATTTTAAAAAGCATAAAAAAAAGCACCGAGGTTTCTGAAAATGCCGAAATAACCCTTGAAGCAAATCCCGAAACAGTTGATGAAAAAGACCTTGAAATGTACAGAGAAGCAGGGATAAACAGAATAAGCTTCGGAGTTCAAAGCTTTGTTGAAAACGAGCTTAATATGCTGTCAAGAATTCACAATGCCTCTAAAGCAGAAAAGGTTTTAAAAAATGCAAGAAAAGCAGGCTTTGAAAACATAAGCGCAGACCTTATGCTTGCCATTCCCAACCAGACAAAAGACTCCCTTTTATATTCCGTTGAAAAGGCTGTTGAATGTGAAATCAATCACCTTTCCCTATATTCCCTTAAAATAGAAAAGGGTACAGCCCTATATGAAGCAAAAGACAGTCTTGTTTTAGCAGACGAAGAGGCTGAATGGGAAATGTATAGTCTTGCCTGTCAAAAATTAAAGGACTTCAAGTTTAAGCACTATGAAATCTCCAATTTTTGTTTTGACGGCTTTGAGTGTCAGCACAATAAAAAATATTGGAATTTATCCTCTTATATCGGCTTTGGACCCTCTGCCCACTCATATTTTGACAATAAACGTTTCTTTTGCAATTCAACTCTTGAAGAGTATATAAACGGTACAAATATTATTTGCCCTGAAGATACCGATATCAAATCCGAATATATTATGTTAGGACTGCGCACAAGCGACGGAATAGATATATCGGCGCTTGATAATTCCAAACAGTCCTTTATAAAAAGGCTTATCCAAAATAAATATGCTAAAATCAATAAAAATCGTCTCATTCTCACCGAAAAAGGTATGTGGGTTTCCAACAGCATTATTTCAGAATTGATTTGA